DNA from Bacillus sp. Marseille-P3661:
CCATTTTCTAGGCCATTTTCAACAACTCTGCTACCTCCAGCTAATAGAGTAGCTCCTTCTTCTTTACCTTTTTCAATATAATGAAGAACAGTATTCAATTGGCTTTCACTTGCACAAGGTCCCATCCAAGTTTCCTCGCGAAGACCGTCACCAACTTTTAATTCTTTAACTTTTGCAACTAATTTTTCTTTAAATGCTTCATAAACTTCGCTTTGTACAATTACACGGCTCGTACAAGTACATTTTTGACCTGTTGAACGTAGACCACCGCTGATTGTTGCCTCTACTGCTAAATCTAAATCTGCATCATTAGCAACGATAACTGGGTTTTTACCGCCCATTTCTAATTGGTATTTAGCGCCACGAGCTAAAGCACCTGCTCCTACAGCTTTACCAACTTGGTCTGAACCAGTGAATGTAATTCCATTAATATCTTTGTGATCAATAATACCTTGTCCGATTACAGAACCAGATCCAGTTACTAAGTTTAAAACACCTGCAGGTAATCCAGCTTCAGCAAAGCATTCAACAACCTTTGCAGCTGTTACTGCTGTTTCACCAGCTGGTTTAAGCACAACCGTGTTACCATAAACCAAAGCAGGCGCTATTTTCCAAATCGGAATCGCTACTGGGAAGTTCCAAGGTGTAATCACACCTACAACACCTAATGGTTTACGTGTTGTAAACATTAATGCTTCACTATCAGTTGATGGGATTACATCCCCAACTTTTCTCAAGCCTTCTCCTGCATAATAGCGTAGAATTGCGATACCACGAGCTGTTTCACCTTTTGCTTCTGGGAATGTTTTTCCCATTTCTTTTGTCATTGTTGCAGCGATTTCATCGATATTTTTTTCGATAACATTAGCAATTTTATAAAGAAAATCGCCTCTTGCTGAACCTGATAATTTTCTCCATGCAACTTGAGCAGTTTTTGCAGCTGCAACTGCTTTATCTAAATCTTCTTTTGTTGACTTTTGAACATATCCAACGATTTCATTTTTATTAGCAGGATTAATGCTAGCTGTCACTTCTTCTGATGTTCCTGCTACCCATTCACCATTAATGTAGTTCAANGCTGCAACTGCTTTATCTAAATCTTCTTTTGTTGACTTTTGAACATATCCAACGATTTCATTTTTATTAGCAGGATTAATGCTAGCTGTCACTTCTTCTGATGTTCCTGCTACCCATTCACCATTAATGTAGTTCAAATATGTTTTTACATCTGTTTGTACAGTCATAATTTTACTACCACCTTATCGTTAATATTTTACTAGCTTAGTATAACACTTGTTTATTAGAATGTGGGACCAATTCTCCAAATTCCAAAATCATGTTGTTTTAGTATCTCTGCTTTTGTTAATTTACCTGATGAAACTGTAGTAATTTCAGAAAAAATCCGTTGACCAACTTCACTAACTGTTTCAGTACCATCGATAATTGTACCAGCGTTTAAGTCGATATTATCAGACATTTTTTCAAATATATTTGAATTTGTTGAGATTTTAATCGTTGGTGCAATCGGTGAACCAGTAGGCGTACCTCTACCTGTTGTAAATAATACGATTTGAGCTCCACCAGCAACCATACCTGTTAATTGTTCAATATCATGACCAGGTGTATCCATCCATACTAATCCTTTTTTCGTCGGTGCCTCTGCATAGTTGATTAGTTCTTGTAACGGACGACTGCCTGCTTTATTCGCAGCTCCAAGTGATTTTTCTTCTAATGAACTAAGCCCACCTTTGATATTACCAGGACTTGGGTTACCTGTACGAATGTCAACACCCATTAAAATCGAACGGTTTTCCATCGCTTCAATTACTTCATATACACGTTTAGCAACTTGATCATCAACGGCACGTGCTGCTAATAAATGCTCTGCACCAATAAGTTCTGTTGTTTCTGCAAGGATTGCAGTTCCACCATGATCAACAATCATGTCACTTACAACACCTACAGCAGGATTTGCAGATAATCCTGAGCAAGCATCAGAGCCGCCGCATTCTGTTCCAATAATTAATTCACTTATGTCACACTCTTCACGCATCAATGCAGACGCATCCTGTACCATTTTGGCAGCAACCTTTGCACCTTCAGCAATGGCTTGAAGTGTGCCGCCGTGATCTTGGATTGAGACTGTTACTACTGGTTTCCCGCTTTTCGCAATTTCACCAGCTACACTTCGAGCTTGATGTGTTTCACAACCTAATCCTAAAACAACAACACCATATACATTTGGATTCAATCCCATTCCAACATAAGTACGGAATGTTTGATCATAGTCAACCCCTACTTGTGCACATCCATGCTGATGAATAAAAGAAACTGTTCCTTGAACAAGTTCTGTAATTTGTTTTGCGGCTTGAGTAGCGCAAGTAATGGTCGGTAGGATTAGTACATGATTACGAATTCCTACTTTACCATCCGGACGACGATAACCCCAAAATTTACTTGTCAATTTTATCGCCCCTTCCTCTTTTGCCTTCTAAATTATGAATATGAACATGCTGTCCAACTTCAATATCTTTTACTGCAACACCGATTACTTCCCCATATTTGATGATGTCTTCACCTAGTTTAATAGGTACAACAGCAAATTTATGACCAAATTCGATAGGATCTTTTATTGTAACATTGAATGTTTTATCTTGGCAGACTACCTCTAATGAAGTTCCTGATTCAATATAATCTAAAGCTATCGCTACCTTATCGTGAGGTTTCATCATAACTGTTTTATGAGCTGTAGCCATAAAACAACCCCCTTTAGTTTTAGAATTCTATTAAGCTGTTACAGTAGCGTGACTTTTTACTGGATTACTTAACACACCAATACCAGAGATTTCAATATCAACACGGTCTCCATCAGCTAATGTAAATTCGTTTGGCGGAACGATACAAGTACCAGTAAGCAATACTGTACCATCAAAAATTACATTATCACGAGTTAAGTAAGAAACAAGCTCATCAAATTTTCTTTTTAATTGACCAGTGCTTGCAGAACCTTCAAATACTTGCTCATCGTTTCTAAAAATGCGGCAAGTAATTTCGAATTGATAAGGGTCTTCTACAGTTTCAGCTAAACGAATAGCAGGTCCAATTGAACAAGAATTTCTCCAAACCTTTGCTTGAGGCAAGTAAAGAGGGTTTTCTCCTTCGATATCACGGCTACTCATATCATTACCTACAATGTATCCAAGTACTTTACCTTGCTTATTAATTACAAGTCCAAGTTCTGGCTCAGGAATTTGCCATTCAGAATCTGAACGAATATATACATCCTGGTTAGGACCAACAGTACGCTTGTCAGTAGATTTGAAGAAAATCTCTGGACGTGGGGCATCATAAACTTTATCATAGAAAGTTTCAGCAACATCTAATTTACCTTGAGTTGCTTCGTAGTTTCTTGCTTCCTTACTCTTTAAGTATGTTACACCAGATGCCCAAACTTCAGGTGCTTCAATTGGAACGATTAAGTTTACATCTTCAACTTTAACTTCTAAAGGAACGCTATTAGCAATCACATCTTGAACGATTGCAAGTGCAGTTGTTTGTTTTTCATCAGCAGAGTTAATAACTTCCATGAAATCCTTTTGTGGTAGTGCATAAATGTTGCCTTCATCTGTTAATGCTGCTAACGTGATGTTGTTGTCTTGTGCAAAGCGAATAATTCTCATTTTTATTTGTCCCCTTCCATAATTCCAACACAGTTTTTTTTGTTTTATATTATCAAATCGAGTTTTTGTAAGATTACAAAAGATGAACTCAATCATCTTTTGTAATCGTCTTATCTTGGTAAACTAGCTCGATACTGATAGCCAAGTTTCGCTGATAGATCACAGCTTTTTTGTCGTAATAGTTCCGTATTTGTAGCGATTTCAGCATCTGTAAGTTGGTTGGCTGCTGCAGATAAACTTAGTGCGGCTACAACTCTTCCATCATGATTACGAATCGGAAATGCTACACAATAAACACCTGGTTCGTTTTCTTGATTATCAATTGCATAACCTTTTTCTCTTACACGATCCATTTCTTCAAGAAATTCTTCTTTACTAGAAATTGTATTTGGTGTTTGCTTAGTAAATTCATAGTCTTTTAGAATTTCTTCAATTTCATCATTTGACTTTGAAATTAAAAGCGCTTTCCCAACACCACTAGAATGAATAGGTACTCTACCACCGATTCTAGAATACAAAATCGTCGCGGTAGGGCTTTCAATTTTATCAATATATACCCCTTCATGACCCACTAAAAGAACAAGATGAACAGTTCTTCCAGTTTCTTTTGATATCTCTAGTAGATGCTGTTTCGCTAATGATCGAATATCTAGGTTTTGGATTACAAAGTTACCTCTTTCAAATAACTTTAATCCCAAGCGGTATTTGCCGTTTTCGGGATTTTGTTCGATATAATGATGCATTTGTAACGTTTTCAATAACGAGTGAACGGTGCTCTTGTGGAGCATCATCCGTTCACTAATATCCGTTATCTTTATTTCCGTTTCATATTCATCAAATAAATCTAAAATTCGTAGAGCCCGGTCTACAGCTTGAATTATAGGCATAGTGTTCATCCTTTTCATAATACTTACCAATAATTATAGTTTATTATACCTACATTGATAAGTATAGAATAATTAAGAACATTTGCAAGTATTTTATTAAACTGTTACTTTTTCCACTGGTACACCTAAACCTTCTGCACCTTTTTCAGATGTAGTTAAATGTGGCGCATAACGCTTTAATAACTCTAATCCTATCTGAGCTCTACGTACACGTTCTTTACATAGCGCAATAGAAGTACTTTCTAGGTGTGTTCCAGATGGATAAATATTAGGTGAATTTCTTAAACCAAATTTAATATAAACTGGAGCTGCAACTCTTATAATCTCAGGGATATCATAATGACGAATAAATCCACCGATGTCATCTGGTGCCTCTACATAAATATCAATTGGGATATCAATAACTTTACGAATAGCAGCTAGTTTTGCCAAAGTAAGATCTGTTGGTACGTTATACGTATCTGCACCAGCATCTTGAATTAGTTTGATAGATACTGGGTTTGATTGTGCCATTTGCACAGAAATTTTAACCACTAAATCTTCTGGAAGTTCACCAGCTTTTTTGAATTCATTTACTAGTACTAATAGACCTTCATCTGAAACTAAAATACTTCTAAAACCGAATCTAACTGCACGCTTGATATCTTCAATGGCATATACTAATTGGTCCATACCTTGTGAACGAAGACCAGCTATTTTACCAGCACTTGCTAATTGCATAGGAGTGATATCAAAAGTACCACGTGGCCCAACGAAAAGACTTACTTCTAAGTTTTCACGACGGCCAATTTCAGCCATTTGCTCAAGCTCTTCATCAGTTAATAGCATAATTCCGCTACCTTGTGAAATACGGTGAATATATACATCACGCTTTTTACATTCATCTACAAGTGCTTGAAATGAAGCAGGGCCTTCTACACTTGGTAGTTCTACACGGTATTGTGCTCCATCAGGGAATCTTTTAGTTGATGTTGGTAGATCATGGCAATCTGTACTTGGGTAACCTAATTTTTCAATAAAATCACGAGTTTCTTGCATTTACGTTTCCTCCTAAATCTGATTAGTTTGTTGTATTTATAGTAAGTTGAGACTTAAGTAATACATCAGTTTTATAGTCTAATACTGCTTCTTCTGAAACAGCAATAGGTACAACACCGTTAGCAGCATCTGTATGACCTATCATACGGTTACTTGCTGCAACTTGACGTTGACGTTTTTGCATTGTTGCTAAACGCTCTTTCGCTAATTCTTTTCTTTCGGCTCTAATATGATCAAATTTAAATTCTAATGAACCTGAACGGAATGCTGAATCATCAATGAATTGAATCTCACGTTCACGCAAACTTAAGTATAATAGATCACCAGTTTGCAAGTATAAAATTCCACCGTCTTCTTTAGCCTCAGGTGTCATATGACCAATTGCTGCACCATATGATACTCCAGAATAACGTCCATCGCTAATTAATGTTGCTAAACGCTTTAATTTACGGTTTGCATTGATATGCTGCATCGGTGTAAACATTTCTGGCATTCCAAATGCAACCGGTCCTTGGCCAGATACGAGAACTGCAATTTTCAAACTGCCATTATCAACCATCTTGTCAAATAGTGTGTGATAGTCCTCTGTTTTCCACTCATCGTAAGTACTTGGTGAATTTTGTTTTAATACCGCAAGAAGATTCTCATGGCTAAAGCTGCCATTATCTCTTAGCTTTGGCAAAAGATTGGAATCTAGTAAGCCATGGTTAGCATCATCTTCATTTTCATAATAAAGTACAAATGCAGCTTTTTTGTCGAAATCATCCAATTGATGTGTACTCATACCGCTAATTTTAACAACTGCGCTTTCAAAGAAGTTACCGGTTAACACATCTACGCCACTAAATGGTCGTCTAGGTTTAGACAAGATTACTGGATTGTCTTTTACATTATCCGCAGATAAGTTCTCTGTATTAGCTAGACGCTCACGCCATGTTTTGCCTGCAACAGTAGGTGCATCAACATCCATTGGAACTCCATTCTCTAACAACTCGTAGAATAAAGATTCCATACCACGACTTTCGCTATCACAGCACTGCATTGCAAGAGAGAATATGTCGCGTCCTTCTGTTAAACTATAATTAAACAAGTCTGGAATTGGGTGTGAATGATGAATTTCATCTAAATCCCATAAACTAAATTTAAATCCACCGTAAAGCATTCCAGCTACTGTATGCATCATTAAATTTGTAGAACCGCCTGATGCGCTATGAATACGGATTGCATTGCGAATATTTGTTGCCATAATATTGGCAGCCCCATAATACGGATCATTAATCATTACTGCTAAGCTATCAAGCACTTCATTTACTTGTGATTGGTTCGGTGATTGTGTAAGCAGCTCTACTGCAGGGTGAACTAATCCCATACCCGCAACTAAGTGACGTGAGCTATTACCTGTACCATTGAACGCGCAAACGCCTCCGCTTCCATCACATGTTGCAACTGCTAAACGTTTTTCATAATCTTTATGAGCAGCTTTTGTAATAATACTGCGGTCTACCAGGCGTTCAAAAACACCTTGAAATGCTGTATTCGATGAACATTGTAAAATGTATGCCATCGCATCTCTTAAATCATCAGCTAAGTCTGGTGCACCTTGTTGCTCGGCATTCTTTGCCACTTCTTCTAATTCCGCAAATAAAGCTGGCGGTATTGTGCCACCTTGTAAAACATGTGCAGGTGCAAAAGTTGCAAAAAACGGCGCTTCTCCGCGATATTGGCGAATTCTATCTAAGTGTGCCATAGCACTTACTACACCTAATGGTTGTTTATCACAGCCTTGGATTACAAATGCTCCATGATAGCTATGAGCTTCCATTTGGTTAACAACCATTTGAGCAACAGCGTTCCGGCTTTGTAATGAATAGCTCATACCTTGGTTGTTTTGTGCTGTTCCATCGCACATAACCGGTGTTGAGAAATAAAACGGAATACCACCATTTTGCCAAATACGAATGGCAGCATGTGCAGATGTTTTAAAGTCCATAATATGTGCTGGGTGATCAGCTGATCCACCGACTATGGCAATACGAGGTGCATTTTCCTCTAATCGATTTACTATTTCTTCAAGCGTCCAATCAGGCGCTGGCCCTTCATACTCAGTTCCAAGTAACTGTTTCGAACGGTCTAACAAACCTGCAACAGTAATGGGTTCGTTTGCTTTACCTTGAACGTTATCACGATAAGGGTTATACGAATTTTGAATCTTAGGATATAAAACTGACATATTGTTAACTCCCCTCATAGATCTGGTATCTATCTAATCCACCCCAATTAATGTCCGTATTCTACCATCACCCCCTGAATTTGCTATCTTAGAATATTATAAAAGCAATATAGCTATAATTGTCAATATTATTTTAGGATTCTAGTAAAAAAGTTTTATACTATCAAACCGAGTTTTGAAAGAGATTCAAAAAAATTTATTAATAACGAAAATAACAGGGCGGATTTACGGATGAAATCCGCCCTATGTTCAGGGATATAAAGGCGATCAATTGAAATTCTAATCTTGTAAACTACTATTATTGATTTTTAGCGATTTCTGCTAAATATTCATCAACATATTCTTTACCGATTGTATCAGCGTGTTTCTCAATAACTGGTGCTACTGCTTCTGCAAAGCGTGCATGTTCTTCTGGTGTGATTTCAGTAAATGTCATTGATTGTTTTAATCTTTCTAAACTTTCAGCTGCAACTTCACGGCTGCGTTGACGGTTATGCTTACCAGCTTCAACTGCAGCGTTTCGGATAATCTCTTGTTGTTCTGGTGTTAAAGTATCCCAAATTTGCTTACTGAATAAGAAGATAAATGGTGTATAAACGTGATTTGTGCTTGATACATGTTGTTGTACTTCAGCATACTGACTTAAATCAATTGTTGGATATGGATTTTCTTGTCCATCAACTGTACCTTGTTGCATTGCAGTAAATAATTCAGTGAAAGCCATTGGTGTTGGATTTGCCCCTAATGCTTTCCAAGCATCTAAGTGAATTTCGTTTTCCATTGTACGAATTTTCAAACCTTGAAGATCTTCCATTTTCGCAACAGCGCGCACGTCATTCGTTAAGTTACGGAAACCATTTTCCCACCAAGCTAATCCAACTAAACTTTGTTCTTCAAGTAAGCTAAACATTTTTTCACCAAATGGTCCGTCTAGCACTTTGTCAGCTACTTCTGCACTTGGAATTGTGAAAGGTAAGTCAAACACTCCATATGCTGGAATAAAGTTAACTAACGGTGATGTAGAAGGAATAGTAATTTCAAGCGTACCAAATTGTAACATTTCAATCGCAGAACGATCATCAGCTATTTGTCCTGAATGGTATACTTCAACGATGAAATCATCAGTTTGACTTTCTACTAATTCTTTGAACTTCATTGCTGATTCATATTCTGGATGTTGATCATTAACACCGATACTTACACGAAGTGTTTTCTTTTCACCACTACTAGATTCAGTTCCAGCACTTTCACCTTCTGAAGAAGAACCAGTTGATGTACTAGAACCACCTCCGCAAGCTGCTAATAAAAACAATGATAAGATCATAAGTACACTTATAATTTTCTTTTTCATAGACATGAACCCCTCCTGCATCTTATATCTTTTATTTTAGTAGTTTGATATAGCCAGCCTTGATCGCCTACCCTCCTTTCATGACCTTTCGAAATCATTGTTTTGTAATATAAAACACCGTTTTACATAACATGTAAAAAATAGAATGTTTTATATTATAAAACACCGTTTCCTTTTTGCATTTCAAAAGGTGATAAATCAATAATACCTGAAAAGGCTTTCACTCGCAAGAATTTTTTGAATAAAAAATCCATTTATTTTCTCGGGATAATTTACTGATAAATCTGAATCCTTTACACAAAAAAAAGAAATCTACTGAATAGCAGATTTCTTTGTCACTATTAGTTTTTATAGAGTCCAGCTTTACTTAAAATAGTTTTAAGCTCCTCTAACTTACTTTCCGCAAGTTGGTTTGCAGGTGGCAACACGTATGTTGAAGACAGTTCTCTACCTGTTAAACGCATCGCTTCTTTTACAACACTCACAAATGGTGTATCTAATTTATACATAAGTGGTAAATATGCTAAACGGCGATGCAATTCCGTTGCTTTCGCAAAATCACCTGATTGAAAGGCTCGATATATACCAACTTGTAGTTCAGGTGCAAAGTTAGTGCTGGCAGAAATAGCACCATCGCCTCCAAGAGCTAAGTTGTTCAATAAATGATCATCAAAGCCAGTTAATACTGCAAAATCAGGTCTTTCAGCCTTTACTGTTAAGATCATTTCTCGAATATGTCCAGCTGTATCAACAGTTTCTTTAATACCTACGATATTAGAATGATTCTTAGCAAGCTTGAGAACAAACTCCGGAGATAGATCCTGACCAGTCAATCCAGGAAAGTTATAAAAAATTATGTTTGTATCTACCGATTCGGCAATAGTTGAGTAGTGTTTATATAAGTTTTCTTCAGATAAATTCCAATAAAAAGGGTTGACGATAACAACACCATCTGCCCCTACTTCTTTACTATGTTTTGATAAGTCTATTACCTCACGAGTATTCGTACCCCCTGTTCCGATAAGAACAGGAACACGACCGGCTACGTATTTAGTTGCAAACGAAGCTACTTCCATTCTTTCTTCAGTTGACATTTGACTGAATTCGCCACCTGTACCTAAAAAGAATAGACCATTGACTCCTGAATCGATTAAATAATCAATTAGCTTTTTCATACTTGCAGTATCTAAAGAACCATCGCTAGTAAACAAAGTTGAAACCGGTGGGATAATACCTTTAAACAGCACGTTCGTACTCATCAGTTTTTACACTCCCAAAATAGACTAATTATTCTTTTCTTTTAGTTTTACTGTTTCTTTTACTTCTTTATTGAACAAATAAGTAGGATAATATCCTGCTAATACATCGGCGATATTTTGTGCTGTTTTTCGTTTCAATTCTAACTCTGCCTCTTCAGAATACCAAGCAGCATGTGGATTTAATACAACATTATCCATTTTTAACAATGGGTTATCACTTGCAATAGGTTCCTGTTCTAGAACGTCCAAACCTGCTCCTGCAATTTCCCCATCTTGTAACGCCTTAATTAACGCTTGCTCGTCAATAACAGGACCTCGAGCAGTATTAATAATAATCGCTTCTTTTTTCATTAACTTGAATTGTTTTTCTCCAATTAAGCCACGAGTTGACTCCATTAAAGGTGTATGAACAGATATATAGTCAGATTGCTCACATAGTTCATCAAGAGTTACTAGCTTTACATTTAAATCATTAGCAACTTGTTCAGGTATGAATGGATCATATGCAATGACATTGATACCGAATGCCTGAGCTTTTTTAGCCAAGGTTTGAGGTATACGGCCAAGACCGGCTAAGCCTAACACACGTCCTCTTAGACGGAAGATTGGTACGCTTACTTTAAAATCCCAATTTCCTCGTTTAACTTCATTATTTAATACTACTGTTTTTCTAGCACAAGACATTAATAGTGCGAATGCATGATCTGAAACTTCATCCATACAATAATCTGTGACATTACCTACAATAACATTATTTTCTGTCGCTGCTGCAATATCAACTGTATTTACACCAACACCATAGCGTGAGACAACTTTTAAATTTGGAAGGCTTTCAAGCACTTTTCTAGAAATCGGAGCGTATTGATTAAGGATACCATCAGCATCCTTTGCCGCTTCAATCACTTCGTCCTCTGTTTTACATTGTGCACGGATTAACTCTGCATCAACAGTAGCAAGCACTTCTTCTTCAGGTGCTAACGTGGAAAATTCAAAATCTGTAATAACTACTTTAAACTTACTCAACTGATTCATCTCCTAATTACATATATTCTTTCTGCGACTAGTATTATGTAGTTTAGTCTAAAATATTCTCCTGAAAATGCGACTAACTCTGTTCTATATAATAAAACAGAGTTTTGAATATTTAAAAACTATTCTTATTTTATAGTAATTTATTTTTTTTATCAATAAATTTGAATGAGTTTTTAAGATTGTCACAATTCATTAATTCCTTATCCACTACGCCTTTAATTACTCAGGATTATATGTACCTCGTATCTTGTTTACTGCAGGATTGTTATATTTAAAATTTGCTAATTGACATGCAGATTTCATCATGTTAGAATAAAACCGATTAAATAAATCGGAAAACTCAATATAGATTATCAAGAGTGGACGAGAGATTTGGCTCACTGACTCCACAGCAACCAGCCTTAAATGGAAAAGGTGCTCCTACCAACAAAGCCAATTGCTTTGGATGATGACGTAATGTTAAAACTCCTTTGCAACCGCGCAAAGGGGTTTTTTATATGCTCTTAAATTCTAATGCCCTTGTTTTAATATAGTTTTCTAAATGATTTTTTAACAATTAAACAACTTAAAGAGGAGAGATTTAGATGATACCAAATGAATATAATGTACTAAAAGGTGCGGAATCTTTTTATATAAAAGGAAATAATACTGGTATTTTACTACTTCATGGCTTTGTTGGAACGCCACAAAGCGTTCAATATATAGGAGAAAAGTATGCTGAAAAGGGATTGACAGTCTTAGCTCCAAGATTAAAAGGTCACGGCACACATTATACAGACCTTAATACTATAAGCTATTACGAATGGATTAACGAATGTATAGATGCATATAACACATTAAAAAAAGAATGTGACCAAGTTTTCATAATTGGTCAATCGATGGGTGGCATACTTGCATTGCACCTTGCAAGTATACTTAAGGATGTAAGTGGAGTTATTACTATAAATGCTGCAATCCACGTACCCGGATATGAAATCTATAGGGGCGCTGAGTCACCTAGATATATTCATGAAGGTACCCCTGATATCAAAGACCAAGCGGTAAACGAAATCACTTACGAGCAGGTACCATTACATTCAATTAAGCAATTACTATCCGTAATTGATCATACAAAAAAGACACTTTACCAGGTAACGTGCCCACTTTTACTTTTTAAATCCTCTATTGACCATGTTGTACCACCAATAAGTACGGATTTTATCTATGATAGTGTCCAATCGCAACATAAGATGATAAAGATACTGAACAATTCCTACCATGTAGCATCTATGGACTATGATAAAAATATCATCATTAATCACACTATTGATTTTATTACCGATGTTAAAAGCCAAAAACAAAAGTATAAACTCCTCCAGTAGGAGTTTATACTTTGATTTAAATACTCTCATCCCTTCTGTTCGAATTAAAAAGTGCAGAAGTCTAGACCTTTAGCACGTATGCCTTTTATAATATGGGGTAAAGCCACCACTGTTTGTTCTAGCTCATGTAGTAAAACAATCGAGCCTGGCCTACTATTTTCAACAACATTATTAACAATCATATAAGGCTGTTCCTTTAATTCCCAATCATATGATGAAATTTCCCACATAATTGGGGTTAACTGTAACCGTTCCAATATATCTAATGTTGCGTCATTATATCTACCAAACGGCGGTCTAAAATAAGAAACTGTTTCTCCAGTAATTTTTTCAATTGACTTCTTACTACTCTTAATCTGTCTGTACTGCTCACTATATGACAATCTAACTAGATCTTTATGATTAATGCTATGTGTACCAATCCTGTGGCCTTCTGCGAGCACTCTTTTCCAAGGCCGTTTTTCATAAAGTAATCGAGATTGCCAAAAGAATACAGCAGGCACCTTTTCTTTTAATAAAATATCTAAGATTGTATTTAAGTTCCTGCTTGGACCATCATCAAATGTCAATACAACTTTATCGTTGTTATTTTTCATTTGTGATACGTTAGTCAACCAGCGGTTATCTTTAAGATCGTACACGATCTCACTTTTAACTACTCAAGGACTATTCATAAAATTCACTCCTAGATTGTGATTTATCCCATCTACACAGAATTTTTTAACTAGCTTAATAGAATCACTGTAATTTGGAATTCAATTGGAAAAACTTTTTACTTTATCTATAAGATTAAAGCCATTTATAATATCATGTTAGGGAAGGGGAGAAAAAATGGCAACTATCAAACAATATGTATTTTTTGATTTTGAAATGCTTTGCTCAAAGCGTGCTATGCCATTCGCAGAAATGGAAGCCATACGTTTAGGTGCTGTTAAATATGACCTTCAAACTAAAGAAATAGAAACTTTTGATCAATATATACGTCCAACTACTTTAGAACCTTTAAGTGATTTTTGCAAATCATTAACGGGTATTCAAGACTCTGATTTGGA
Protein-coding regions in this window:
- a CDS encoding dihydroxy-acid dehydratase domain-containing protein, with the translated sequence MSVLYPKIQNSYNPYRDNVQGKANEPITVAGLLDRSKQLLGTEYEGPAPDWTLEEIVNRLEENAPRIAIVGGSADHPAHIMDFKTSAHAAIRIWQNGGIPFYFSTPVMCDGTAQNNQGMSYSLQSRNAVAQMVVNQMEAHSYHGAFVIQGCDKQPLGVVSAMAHLDRIRQYRGEAPFFATFAPAHVLQGGTIPPALFAELEEVAKNAEQQGAPDLADDLRDAMAYILQCSSNTAFQGVFERLVDRSIITKAAHKDYEKRLAVATCDGSGGVCAFNGTGNSSRHLVAGMGLVHPAVELLTQSPNQSQVNEVLDSLAVMINDPYYGAANIMATNIRNAIRIHSASGGSTNLMMHTVAGMLYGGFKFSLWDLDEIHHSHPIPDLFNYSLTEGRDIFSLAMQCCDSESRGMESLFYELLENGVPMDVDAPTVAGKTWRERLANTENLSADNVKDNPVILSKPRRPFSGVDVLTGNFFESAVVKISGMSTHQLDDFDKKAAFVLYYENEDDANHGLLDSNLLPKLRDNGSFSHENLLAVLKQNSPSTYDEWKTEDYHTLFDKMVDNGSLKIAVLVSGQGPVAFGMPEMFTPMQHINANRKLKRLATLISDGRYSGVSYGAAIGHMTPEAKEDGGILYLQTGDLLYLSLREREIQFIDDSAFRSGSLEFKFDHIRAERKELAKERLATMQKRQRQVAASNRMIGHTDAANGVVPIAVSEEAVLDYKTDVLLKSQLTINTTN
- a CDS encoding dihydrodipicolinate synthase family protein, which translates into the protein MSTNVLFKGIIPPVSTLFTSDGSLDTASMKKLIDYLIDSGVNGLFFLGTGGEFSQMSTEERMEVASFATKYVAGRVPVLIGTGGTNTREVIDLSKHSKEVGADGVVIVNPFYWNLSEENLYKHYSTIAESVDTNIIFYNFPGLTGQDLSPEFVLKLAKNHSNIVGIKETVDTAGHIREMILTVKAERPDFAVLTGFDDHLLNNLALGGDGAISASTNFAPELQVGIYRAFQSGDFAKATELHRRLAYLPLMYKLDTPFVSVVKEAMRLTGRELSSTYVLPPANQLAESKLEELKTILSKAGLYKN
- a CDS encoding TRAP transporter substrate-binding protein, translated to MKKKIISVLMILSLFLLAACGGGSSTSTGSSSEGESAGTESSSGEKKTLRVSIGVNDQHPEYESAMKFKELVESQTDDFIVEVYHSGQIADDRSAIEMLQFGTLEITIPSTSPLVNFIPAYGVFDLPFTIPSAEVADKVLDGPFGEKMFSLLEEQSLVGLAWWENGFRNLTNDVRAVAKMEDLQGLKIRTMENEIHLDAWKALGANPTPMAFTELFTAMQQGTVDGQENPYPTIDLSQYAEVQQHVSSTNHVYTPFIFLFSKQIWDTLTPEQQEIIRNAAVEAGKHNRQRSREVAAESLERLKQSMTFTEITPEEHARFAEAVAPVIEKHADTIGKEYVDEYLAEIAKNQ
- a CDS encoding C-terminal binding protein, whose protein sequence is MSKFKVVITDFEFSTLAPEEEVLATVDAELIRAQCKTEDEVIEAAKDADGILNQYAPISRKVLESLPNLKVVSRYGVGVNTVDIAAATENNVIVGNVTDYCMDEVSDHAFALLMSCARKTVVLNNEVKRGNWDFKVSVPIFRLRGRVLGLAGLGRIPQTLAKKAQAFGINVIAYDPFIPEQVANDLNVKLVTLDELCEQSDYISVHTPLMESTRGLIGEKQFKLMKKEAIIINTARGPVIDEQALIKALQDGEIAGAGLDVLEQEPIASDNPLLKMDNVVLNPHAAWYSEEAELELKRKTAQNIADVLAGYYPTYLFNKEVKETVKLKEKNN